A genomic window from Qipengyuania oceanensis includes:
- a CDS encoding MarR family winged helix-turn-helix transcriptional regulator: MAALLANMVDAELEHARHARVFQDSAMDKHMPKDEIRDYAPNEKDDILYLLEEVNRTARRTFDALIVGLDLNQTQWRIIASLLREPTLTQTEISRLLELESATIGQAVAVLVEKGLIERERAAHDRRVWNLHLTEQVRTIWPELREAADRLHEILWKGMSAPQIDLLRTMLRKVAENQKQADTCEESR, translated from the coding sequence ATGGCGGCACTGCTAGCGAATATGGTTGACGCTGAGCTTGAACACGCCAGGCATGCGCGAGTCTTCCAAGATAGCGCTATGGATAAGCATATGCCGAAAGATGAGATACGTGATTACGCCCCCAACGAAAAGGATGACATCCTTTATTTGCTAGAAGAGGTGAACAGGACCGCTCGGCGGACCTTCGACGCTCTGATCGTGGGGCTCGACCTCAATCAAACACAATGGCGGATCATCGCGTCCTTGTTGCGAGAACCTACGCTAACACAGACCGAGATTTCTCGCCTGCTCGAGCTTGAATCGGCGACGATAGGACAGGCTGTCGCAGTTTTGGTTGAAAAAGGTTTGATCGAGCGAGAGCGGGCGGCGCACGATCGAAGAGTTTGGAACCTCCACCTCACCGAGCAAGTAAGAACCATCTGGCCGGAACTGCGCGAAGCGGCTGATCGACTCCACGAAATTCTCTGGAAGGGAATGTCTGCGCCTCAAATCGACCTCCTGCGTACGATGCTTCGAAAAGTTGCGGAGAATCAGAAGCAGGCTGACACTTGCGAAGAAAGCCGATGA
- a CDS encoding ABC1 kinase family protein, which produces MKHDLENSVGELTRLAELGQIFARHGLKNLGSLLGFMPVSENEPDTEDLRPASVVALLRDVGPVGIKLGQLLATRSDLFTQPWISAFGTLHDQVEPLPFDKIEPVIVSAWGSDWEREFAAFKRNPIASASIAQTYVATLLDGSETIVKIRRPGMASRIEADMRLLTRLAGLAERRSSDIARYRPVEFLQTFAKNLAREMDLAAEARACERIGGYLEMLGVKTPAIHWELTGLTINVQEALGGKPASRHPATDPAGNAQFAKRYADAVLRMILLNGEFHGDPHPGNVFWMEGNQVGFIDFGSVGFLSGARRQEIVRLIFAIANEQIDKVADLLLDWAGNPLVDRAQLVMDLDELIAEFSGTALAGIEFAAIFDRVFGLLRDYRLVLPPDLAILLRTLLTAEGFVRSLAPDYNIAEETKPIVMQLFAERFSIGAARDHLAKVRSGLLDFSASLPELIENVTSVARSGTIQVSIDPASLNHLTREGHRSTPVKGPVVGALIVSAALLADQSLLLAGIVLACAGLALIPRWN; this is translated from the coding sequence ATGAAGCATGATCTGGAAAACAGTGTCGGTGAACTGACGCGGCTAGCAGAACTCGGTCAGATTTTCGCCCGGCACGGTCTGAAAAATCTCGGAAGCTTGCTTGGCTTTATGCCGGTTTCGGAGAATGAGCCAGATACCGAGGACTTGCGTCCTGCATCGGTGGTGGCGCTGTTGCGCGATGTCGGCCCTGTCGGAATAAAGCTTGGCCAGCTCCTGGCGACCAGAAGCGATCTGTTTACACAACCCTGGATTTCCGCGTTCGGCACTCTCCACGACCAGGTGGAACCGCTGCCGTTCGATAAGATCGAACCGGTGATTGTATCGGCTTGGGGCAGCGACTGGGAACGTGAATTCGCCGCTTTCAAGAGAAACCCGATCGCCTCAGCCTCTATCGCGCAGACTTATGTCGCAACCCTGCTGGACGGAAGCGAGACTATCGTGAAAATCCGCCGACCCGGCATGGCGTCTAGGATCGAGGCGGACATGAGGCTGTTGACACGGCTCGCGGGCCTCGCCGAGCGTCGGTCAAGCGACATTGCCCGCTATCGACCCGTGGAATTCCTTCAGACATTCGCCAAGAATTTAGCGCGGGAGATGGACCTGGCGGCAGAAGCACGTGCCTGTGAAAGGATTGGCGGTTATCTGGAGATGCTTGGGGTGAAGACGCCCGCGATCCACTGGGAACTCACAGGCTTGACGATCAATGTGCAGGAAGCCCTGGGCGGAAAGCCCGCGTCGCGGCACCCGGCAACTGATCCGGCAGGGAATGCCCAGTTCGCGAAGCGCTATGCCGATGCAGTGCTACGGATGATCCTTCTCAATGGAGAGTTTCATGGCGACCCGCATCCCGGCAACGTCTTCTGGATGGAAGGGAACCAGGTAGGCTTCATCGATTTCGGCTCGGTCGGCTTTCTCAGCGGCGCGCGGCGTCAGGAAATCGTCCGACTGATTTTCGCTATCGCGAACGAACAGATAGACAAGGTGGCCGATCTGCTGCTCGACTGGGCAGGCAATCCACTCGTGGATCGCGCGCAATTGGTGATGGACCTGGATGAGCTGATCGCGGAATTTAGCGGCACAGCTCTTGCCGGGATAGAATTCGCGGCAATTTTCGATCGGGTTTTCGGATTATTGCGCGATTATCGCCTCGTATTGCCGCCCGACCTCGCTATTTTGCTGCGCACCCTGCTGACCGCAGAGGGCTTCGTTCGCTCTTTGGCGCCGGACTACAATATCGCCGAAGAAACGAAGCCGATCGTGATGCAATTGTTTGCCGAGCGATTTTCGATCGGAGCCGCGCGGGATCATTTGGCCAAGGTCCGCAGTGGCCTGCTGGATTTCTCGGCATCGCTGCCCGAGCTAATCGAGAACGTTACCTCGGTCGCTCGATCGGGTACGATTCAGGTTTCCATCGACCCAGCCAGTCTGAACCATCTGACGCGGGAAGGGCACCGCAGCACCCCCGTCAAGGGTCCCGTGGTCGGCGCGTTGATCGTCTCTGCCGCTTTGCTGGCCGACCAATCGTTGTTACTGGCAGGAATTGTTCTGGCTTGCGCGGGATTAGCACTCATTCCTAGATGGAACTGA
- a CDS encoding MerR family transcriptional regulator: protein MKIGDVSKQTGCKIETIRYYERIGVIDPPPRRGAYRDYGPRDIERLRFVRRARELGFSLEEVRALLDLTPGPDVHCDQVQSIAEQHLGNVRAKLADLARMETALTKLIRQCGTTSDDRCPVLESLAGEG from the coding sequence GTGAAAATCGGTGATGTATCGAAACAGACCGGATGCAAAATCGAGACAATCCGATATTATGAGCGGATAGGAGTCATCGACCCGCCTCCACGAAGGGGCGCTTACCGCGACTACGGTCCTCGGGACATCGAGCGGCTGCGTTTCGTTCGGCGTGCGCGCGAACTCGGCTTCTCCCTTGAAGAGGTGCGGGCGCTGCTCGACCTCACACCGGGGCCCGATGTGCATTGCGATCAAGTGCAATCAATCGCGGAACAGCATCTCGGGAACGTCCGCGCCAAGCTGGCGGACCTCGCGCGCATGGAAACTGCTCTGACAAAATTGATCAGGCAGTGTGGCACTACCAGTGATGATCGGTGCCCGGTATTGGAAAGCTTAGCCGGCGAAGGCTAA
- the dmeF gene encoding CDF family Co(II)/Ni(II) efflux transporter DmeF produces the protein MHHADSKPLAHDHNFLNASHDAHEQRTRYVVALTAAMMVIEIVAGLWTGSMALLADGIHMATHAGALGVAAFAYWFAKRHANNPRFTFGTGKVGDLAGFASALVLAIFAIGIAVESAQRFVSPLTIAYTEAIWIAVLGLVVNLASAWLLGADHHHGHDHDHHHHHDHAHADNNLRSAYFHVLADALTSVLAIVALLAGMYLGWAWMDAAMGLVGAFVIGRWSWSLLRDTAAVLVDAEAASERYTEVREALEDRDAAIGDLHIWRIGPGKYAVIASLIADDPLAPDNYASRLSEHAEYVHVTIEVHRCEHPHPELRAA, from the coding sequence ATGCACCACGCCGACTCTAAACCGCTCGCCCATGATCACAACTTTCTGAACGCTTCGCACGACGCGCATGAGCAGCGCACGCGCTATGTTGTCGCGTTGACCGCCGCGATGATGGTGATCGAAATTGTTGCGGGGCTGTGGACTGGATCGATGGCGCTTCTCGCCGATGGTATCCACATGGCGACCCATGCAGGTGCCTTGGGCGTCGCGGCCTTCGCCTACTGGTTTGCCAAGCGCCATGCGAACAACCCGCGTTTCACATTCGGTACCGGCAAGGTGGGCGACCTCGCCGGCTTCGCGAGCGCGCTTGTCCTCGCCATCTTCGCAATCGGGATCGCGGTTGAATCGGCTCAAAGGTTCGTCAGTCCGCTCACGATTGCCTATACCGAGGCTATCTGGATCGCCGTGCTCGGCCTCGTGGTGAACCTCGCGAGTGCCTGGCTGCTTGGTGCCGATCATCACCATGGGCATGATCACGACCATCATCATCACCACGACCATGCGCATGCCGATAACAATCTGCGCTCCGCCTATTTCCACGTGCTTGCCGATGCCCTGACCTCCGTCCTGGCTATCGTGGCCCTTCTCGCCGGCATGTACCTCGGCTGGGCATGGATGGACGCGGCAATGGGGCTGGTGGGTGCTTTCGTGATCGGGCGCTGGTCATGGTCACTGCTGCGCGATACCGCTGCCGTGCTTGTCGACGCCGAAGCGGCCTCTGAACGGTACACAGAGGTGCGCGAGGCGCTCGAGGACCGGGACGCCGCGATCGGCGATCTGCACATCTGGCGGATCGGTCCTGGCAAGTATGCAGTCATCGCCTCGCTCATCGCCGATGATCCGCTCGCGCCCGACAATTATGCCAGCCGACTTTCAGAGCATGCGGAATATGTGCACGTCACGATCGAAGTGCATCGCTGCGAGCATCCCCATCCCGAGCTTCGCGCGGCCTGA
- a CDS encoding alpha/beta fold hydrolase → MQSQTFHIGGDGGISIAAEATGNADALPVLLAHGGGQTRHAWKRVTADLANAGFRPIAIDMRGHGDSEWSAEGAYETRDFASDLVAIASKMDRKPALVGASLGGLAGLIAEGHLAPGRFASLTLVDIAPRMETGGVMRVVGFMEEHVETGFSSPDEAAEVIARYMPHRRKRGAGKGLRRYLREKEDGRYYWHWDPAFIRNITLAKRSDPAHQERQFDALNDAASRLSLPLHIIRGGSSDLVSEDAVAQLLELVPHAEYTDIAEATHMVVGDANDAFSAAILDFLKRNHSPQGAVT, encoded by the coding sequence ATGCAGTCGCAAACTTTCCATATCGGGGGAGATGGTGGCATCTCCATAGCAGCCGAAGCGACCGGAAATGCCGATGCTTTACCGGTCTTACTCGCGCATGGGGGCGGCCAGACCCGTCACGCATGGAAACGTGTCACAGCCGATCTCGCCAATGCGGGATTTCGTCCGATCGCAATTGATATGCGCGGTCATGGCGACAGCGAATGGTCTGCCGAGGGCGCTTACGAAACGCGCGACTTCGCTTCAGATCTCGTTGCGATCGCTTCAAAAATGGACCGCAAGCCAGCGCTCGTCGGGGCCTCCCTTGGCGGGCTGGCCGGACTGATCGCCGAAGGACACCTTGCGCCGGGCCGCTTCGCGTCGCTCACTCTCGTCGACATCGCGCCGCGTATGGAGACGGGGGGCGTTATGCGCGTAGTCGGCTTTATGGAGGAGCACGTGGAGACCGGTTTCTCTTCACCGGACGAAGCGGCAGAGGTCATCGCGCGCTACATGCCACATCGCCGCAAGCGCGGAGCCGGCAAGGGCTTACGGCGCTATCTGCGAGAGAAGGAAGACGGCCGCTACTACTGGCATTGGGATCCGGCCTTTATCCGCAACATCACACTAGCCAAGCGAAGCGATCCGGCTCATCAGGAACGCCAGTTTGATGCGCTGAACGATGCAGCCAGCAGGCTTTCGCTGCCATTGCATATTATTCGCGGCGGATCGAGCGATCTGGTTTCCGAAGACGCGGTCGCGCAATTGCTCGAACTTGTTCCACACGCTGAATACACCGACATCGCAGAGGCAACACATATGGTGGTTGGCGATGCCAACGATGCCTTTTCGGCAGCGATACTCGATTTTCTCAAGCGTAATCACAGTCCGCAGGGAGCCGTTACATGA
- a CDS encoding TonB-dependent receptor codes for MYGYRRAEAHRPPKLFESVQVLNGASAFLNGAAPGGSGLGGSVNLQLKRAGDTDLNRVTVSASENAHFGGSFDVARRFGQNGEWGVRLNAAYRDGETSIDREDRRTQVVGGAIDYDSGPLRAALDLAFQNVRIDALRPKVTVGSATIPAVPDGDANYAQDFTYTELRDVFGALAVEYDLADNALAYFRAGARDGREEGIYGGITVLDAGSGAASGTALFVPRTDNNEAVEAGIRVKLGEAITHEFNFGGNASWQVNRNAYDFRYGPGFAGYATNIYDAPQVELPSSALVGGDLEDPFPISRTRLWSAFASDTIGMIEDRLQVTAGLRLQSINVKSYSYFGGDLATEYDESAVTPVIGVVLKPFDGLSLYGNRIEALQQGPTALLDPALVSNPGEVLAPRKSLQYEVGGKLALGDVFVGLGAYRLERPGEGVLADGSFGYLGDQTHQGIEFTVNGDLTPSLRLIGGAALTDAKLVSGNEVPGVSEYTANADLEWDLGFVPGATITARAVHTGPQWVDAANTLELDSWTRIDLGARYVFAADDTPVTLRLSADNITNEKYWASAFDVFSAALLQGTPRTIKASISADF; via the coding sequence TTGTACGGATATCGACGAGCAGAAGCGCACCGCCCTCCAAAACTGTTTGAAAGCGTCCAGGTCCTCAACGGCGCCAGCGCCTTCCTGAACGGTGCAGCACCGGGCGGATCGGGACTTGGCGGAAGCGTCAATCTGCAGCTCAAGAGGGCCGGAGACACCGACCTCAATCGCGTAACCGTTTCAGCCAGCGAGAATGCCCACTTCGGCGGCAGCTTCGATGTCGCTCGCCGCTTTGGCCAGAACGGCGAATGGGGCGTTCGCCTGAATGCAGCCTATCGTGACGGCGAAACGTCGATCGACCGTGAAGATCGCCGCACTCAGGTCGTGGGCGGTGCGATCGATTATGACAGTGGCCCGCTACGGGCAGCTCTCGACCTGGCGTTCCAGAATGTCCGGATCGACGCCTTGCGGCCGAAGGTCACCGTCGGAAGCGCAACGATCCCCGCCGTTCCCGATGGCGATGCGAACTATGCGCAGGATTTCACCTACACCGAACTGCGCGATGTTTTCGGCGCGCTGGCCGTGGAATACGATCTTGCCGACAATGCATTGGCATACTTCAGGGCCGGTGCGCGCGACGGGCGCGAGGAAGGCATTTACGGCGGCATTACCGTTCTCGATGCCGGTAGCGGTGCTGCCAGCGGCACGGCGCTGTTCGTCCCGCGGACCGACAATAACGAAGCGGTCGAAGCTGGCATCCGCGTGAAGTTGGGCGAAGCGATCACCCACGAGTTCAATTTCGGCGGCAATGCCAGCTGGCAGGTGAACCGCAACGCCTATGATTTCCGTTACGGGCCTGGTTTTGCCGGCTACGCCACCAATATCTACGACGCCCCGCAGGTCGAACTGCCGTCTTCGGCCCTCGTCGGCGGCGACCTTGAGGATCCCTTCCCGATTTCGCGGACGCGGCTCTGGAGTGCTTTCGCATCGGACACGATCGGGATGATCGAAGACCGTTTGCAGGTCACGGCGGGCCTGCGCCTGCAATCCATCAATGTGAAGAGCTACAGCTATTTCGGCGGCGACCTGGCGACCGAATACGATGAAAGCGCAGTCACGCCCGTAATCGGCGTGGTCCTCAAGCCCTTCGATGGCCTGTCGCTATATGGCAACCGGATCGAGGCGCTCCAGCAAGGTCCGACAGCGCTCCTCGATCCGGCGCTCGTCAGCAATCCGGGAGAGGTGCTCGCGCCCCGCAAGTCGCTGCAGTACGAGGTTGGAGGCAAGCTGGCACTGGGCGATGTCTTCGTCGGTCTCGGCGCCTACCGCCTTGAGCGACCGGGAGAGGGTGTGCTTGCCGACGGCAGCTTCGGATACCTCGGGGATCAGACGCACCAAGGCATCGAGTTCACGGTCAACGGCGATCTGACACCCAGCCTGAGGCTGATCGGCGGCGCAGCTCTGACCGATGCGAAGCTCGTCAGCGGCAACGAGGTACCTGGCGTTTCCGAATACACCGCCAATGCAGACTTGGAGTGGGACTTGGGCTTTGTGCCTGGCGCGACGATCACAGCGCGTGCAGTGCACACGGGTCCGCAGTGGGTCGATGCCGCCAACACGCTCGAACTCGATAGCTGGACGCGTATCGATCTCGGTGCGCGCTACGTCTTCGCGGCGGACGACACGCCGGTCACGCTCCGCCTTTCGGCCGATAATATCACGAACGAAAAGTACTGGGCCAGCGCGTTCGACGTCTTTTCTGCCGCACTGCTGCAAGGAACCCCGCGCACAATCAAAGCCAGCATCTCTGCCGACTTCTAA
- a CDS encoding GDCCVxC domain-containing (seleno)protein: MADPILISRLRCPECGHEEDMEMPTNACMFFYTCTGCGVRLKPLHGDCCVFCSYGTVRCPPIQEGDCCNG, translated from the coding sequence ATGGCTGATCCGATCCTGATCTCGCGCTTGCGCTGCCCCGAATGCGGTCATGAAGAAGACATGGAAATGCCGACCAACGCCTGCATGTTCTTCTACACTTGCACGGGCTGCGGCGTGCGTCTCAAGCCGCTCCACGGCGATTGCTGCGTGTTCTGCTCCTACGGCACAGTTCGCTGTCCTCCGATACAGGAAGGGGACTGCTGCAATGGCTGA
- a CDS encoding NUDIX hydrolase: MTEQKPAEAVPAATMLLVRDEPEFQVLMVKRHHQIDFASGALVFTGGKPHSDDSLEEWAAYSDGWDQVDTTQRILKIAAIREAYEEAGILLAVNRDGSPFEGACDPDSRRAVEQGERSFLDVVRQSDVILRLDSLTDFARWITPVFMKKRFDTWFYVARAPERQIAACDGYETVDAEWLSPNRALEMGKSGERTVIFPTRLNLELLSKANSAADCVDRALARTILPVLPRVLQRDGKNILTIPEDAGY, encoded by the coding sequence ATGACCGAGCAGAAACCTGCCGAGGCGGTGCCTGCCGCCACCATGCTGCTGGTGCGGGATGAACCGGAGTTTCAGGTTCTCATGGTGAAGCGACATCATCAGATCGACTTCGCATCTGGAGCACTGGTCTTCACTGGCGGGAAACCCCATTCAGATGATTCTTTGGAGGAATGGGCCGCTTACTCTGACGGGTGGGATCAGGTCGATACGACCCAGAGAATTTTAAAGATCGCTGCGATCCGCGAAGCTTACGAGGAGGCTGGCATTTTGCTGGCGGTCAACCGCGATGGCAGCCCTTTCGAAGGGGCCTGTGACCCGGACAGCCGCAGGGCAGTCGAACAGGGCGAAAGATCGTTCCTCGATGTCGTCCGGCAGTCCGATGTGATCTTGCGGCTCGACAGTCTCACCGATTTTGCCCGGTGGATTACCCCGGTCTTCATGAAGAAACGGTTTGACACCTGGTTCTACGTCGCTCGAGCCCCCGAACGCCAGATTGCCGCGTGCGATGGCTATGAGACGGTGGATGCAGAATGGCTGTCACCCAATCGTGCTCTGGAGATGGGCAAATCGGGCGAGCGCACGGTCATTTTCCCGACCCGACTGAACCTGGAACTGTTGTCCAAGGCGAACAGTGCTGCGGACTGCGTAGATCGCGCGCTGGCGCGCACGATCTTGCCTGTCCTGCCGCGGGTCTTGCAGCGAGATGGCAAGAATATCCTGACCATCCCGGAGGATGCAGGTTACTGA
- a CDS encoding MarR family transcriptional regulator: MTQTELARELKLERASIGQTIDRLEELELVERRRREERQARLAGSFTPCRNRATSQDASRS, translated from the coding sequence ATGACCCAGACAGAGCTGGCTCGGGAACTGAAGCTAGAGCGCGCTAGCATCGGCCAGACTATTGATCGCCTGGAAGAACTTGAGCTGGTGGAAAGACGCAGGCGCGAAGAACGACAGGCGCGTTTGGCGGGTTCATTTACGCCCTGCCGCAATCGAGCTACTTCCCAAGATGCGAGTAGAAGCTGA
- a CDS encoding mercuric transporter MerT family protein — MRSFSTWWNGLAAGSGVFAAFGAAACCALPLTLTSVGVGSAWLGSISPVVAPYRLPLLTLASALLLAATLRLLWQFRQAQTCPADSACGSPTYRALTAIGIAIGAALLTGAFLYG, encoded by the coding sequence GTGCGCAGCTTCAGCACATGGTGGAACGGATTAGCGGCGGGCAGCGGTGTCTTTGCTGCCTTCGGAGCAGCTGCTTGCTGTGCACTCCCATTGACGCTTACGTCAGTTGGTGTGGGTTCCGCGTGGCTTGGCAGCATCTCGCCTGTCGTAGCCCCCTATCGCCTCCCCCTGCTGACCCTCGCGTCGGCTCTTCTCCTCGCTGCGACCCTCCGTTTGCTCTGGCAGTTTAGGCAGGCACAAACATGCCCGGCGGACAGTGCATGCGGATCACCGACCTATCGAGCGCTGACCGCCATAGGGATTGCCATCGGTGCTGCGCTGCTGACAGGTGCCTTCCTCTATGGCTGA
- a CDS encoding dihydrolipoyl dehydrogenase family protein produces the protein MAEAFDFIAIGSGTAAQVAVHQMADAGKRCAVIDYRPYGGTCALRGCDPKKMMVSGEEALAAHRRLKGKGIEGSVSIDWGDLQAFKRSFTDPVPEKQEARYERKGVATFHGTARFAGPGRIVIGETELCFSHALIATGAEPRSLGIEGEPLLTHSDAFLELESLPDRIVFVGGGYIAAEFAHLAARAGAKVTIIQRGRILKAFDPDTVDWLMPSFDDLGIEIVDAEVNSVAKRGGVLTVHAGDRRIEGDLVVHAAGRVPAIGSLDLGAGDVACDEGRLVLTAQLRSQSNPKVFAAGDAAANGPPLTPVSSHDAKVVLENILEDSGRAPNYCGVPSALFTEPPAARVGMLESEAHEAGLDFTVNAGSHPGWFSARRLNEEIYGHKVLVETGTGRILGAHLVGPDADELINIFGLAIRHGLNADDIKSTMFAYPTAASDAGSMLG, from the coding sequence ATGGCTGAGGCTTTCGATTTCATTGCGATCGGATCGGGAACGGCTGCGCAGGTCGCGGTCCACCAGATGGCCGACGCCGGGAAGCGTTGCGCGGTTATCGATTACAGGCCCTACGGTGGCACATGCGCGCTCCGAGGGTGCGATCCGAAAAAGATGATGGTGAGTGGAGAGGAAGCGCTCGCTGCACACAGGCGATTGAAGGGGAAGGGTATCGAAGGTTCTGTTTCGATTGACTGGGGTGACCTCCAGGCATTCAAGCGCAGCTTCACCGACCCCGTCCCTGAAAAGCAGGAAGCTCGCTACGAGCGAAAGGGCGTCGCGACCTTCCACGGCACGGCTCGCTTCGCTGGCCCCGGCCGGATCGTGATAGGCGAGACCGAACTGTGTTTTTCCCACGCTCTTATCGCGACGGGGGCGGAGCCTCGATCACTTGGCATCGAAGGCGAGCCGTTGCTGACCCACAGCGATGCATTCCTAGAACTCGAATCCCTTCCAGATCGGATCGTATTCGTCGGCGGTGGATACATAGCTGCGGAATTTGCCCACCTCGCGGCGCGGGCAGGTGCAAAGGTGACCATCATCCAACGAGGCCGCATTCTGAAAGCCTTCGACCCTGACACGGTCGATTGGCTCATGCCGAGTTTCGACGATCTCGGCATTGAAATCGTGGACGCCGAGGTGAACAGCGTAGCGAAGAGAGGCGGCGTTCTGACCGTCCATGCTGGCGACCGCAGGATCGAAGGGGACTTGGTGGTGCACGCTGCCGGAAGAGTCCCTGCGATCGGTTCGCTCGATCTGGGGGCGGGAGACGTCGCCTGTGACGAGGGTCGCTTGGTGCTTACCGCTCAACTACGAAGCCAAAGCAACCCCAAAGTCTTCGCGGCGGGTGACGCTGCTGCAAATGGTCCGCCACTGACTCCGGTCTCCAGTCATGATGCCAAAGTGGTTCTTGAGAACATACTCGAAGATAGCGGCCGAGCTCCGAACTATTGTGGGGTTCCTAGTGCACTTTTCACGGAGCCGCCGGCGGCGCGGGTCGGAATGCTGGAAAGCGAGGCGCACGAGGCAGGTTTGGATTTCACGGTGAATGCTGGATCGCACCCAGGTTGGTTTTCGGCAAGGCGGCTGAACGAAGAGATCTACGGCCACAAGGTGCTGGTCGAAACTGGAACAGGACGCATCCTTGGGGCTCACCTGGTCGGCCCTGACGCTGACGAACTGATCAATATCTTCGGCTTAGCCATCCGACATGGGCTTAATGCGGACGATATTAAATCGACTATGTTTGCTTACCCTACAGCTGCCTCCGACGCCGGATCTATGTTGGGTTGA
- a CDS encoding hotdog fold thioesterase, whose protein sequence is MTDNLTRIDPKRLEEILQITPFHRWLGLTLRSCSNEQLELEMPWRDEIVSNPAIGSAHGGVLASLIDLTGLYTLLSQGTGAKATADLRVDYHRPATSGPLVASGKIIKIGKNISVAETRVYGPTGNLLASGRGAYVC, encoded by the coding sequence ATGACCGATAATCTGACAAGGATCGATCCTAAGCGCCTCGAAGAGATCCTGCAGATTACCCCGTTTCACCGGTGGCTTGGCCTCACTTTACGGTCATGCTCGAACGAGCAGCTTGAACTGGAGATGCCTTGGCGCGACGAGATCGTGTCAAACCCGGCAATCGGTTCAGCGCATGGCGGCGTGCTCGCCTCTCTGATCGATTTAACCGGGCTCTACACCTTATTGTCGCAAGGTACAGGGGCCAAGGCGACCGCCGATCTGAGGGTCGACTACCACCGCCCGGCAACCTCGGGACCACTCGTAGCATCGGGCAAAATAATCAAGATCGGTAAAAATATCTCGGTCGCTGAAACACGTGTATACGGTCCTACTGGCAACCTTTTGGCTAGCGGCCGCGGTGCCTACGTATGCTAA